In Nasonia vitripennis strain AsymCx chromosome 2, Nvit_psr_1.1, whole genome shotgun sequence, a genomic segment contains:
- the LOC100678585 gene encoding activating transcription factor 7-interacting protein 1 isoform X6, with protein sequence MTMDAVKIDALPTNKSLISSKVPDTTDISKEKDDDILFVDDIDEDDDNEQIRLRLSDDEEVEQDITSRHGESQQTNLDNIINDLEFDVHIAVASKNSSKHLYKDLVNNKKSTKTQEDKTRLAEEEDSSGNSSLDERSINETIDGINEEEFTMSGNDRVPPLIHNSPKYWSNNFDNRWKGANNQPRGRHSFPHRNSNDWYNKQHSHKDKFNNKNNFGNYNNHFNRVRNSTGGSYKGHSRENYDRDSRRNDGNESPKLKNKISSSEGTNHSVQENGVDNDLQSKENDSFVRNDKSTNENSKPNNKETENSEVKSDLKENQQEPDESKTSAEEICVINNGKSDGNILKNNVEENCVTEKSADTKSNSDGALSSTKECDASMTEVKIVTGELHKEKEDKDGKNKYSSSGTEKDMKVAENMFDAAKLVGSEVFDKTSHDDDISEKDKYENSMEVDGNNENLYSIRDENSSNSTMSTLPGNSKDICAKDNRNTDTNIGGNLKNEIKVKDDSMKQKENGTNENSDKKLNDNDNIDSDSNHSIEIPELDSKESKDSESNIPQPSLDNNENNFSQRSPLQTADDSHKPEKTEKSMELDKKVDDIQTVGRDAFSSPDITDEQENLNVEEVDLADDESESATACSKEDGNDSSQASIDITESTSSDNHKDTSLTVPITTVDKDTVDESNESGRAVVHKRRRRKRLSGIIYHEVPPSDVLTENGVRQKRRSARNAEEMIRKEIMKNDEEDEDSDEKAGRMVSVQYKIKPNSTSLQPQSPSSLKRSFEDADSAIESLTLKKIRSSSEVVVTPIVKSPDKEKKELTPKSKESIAETRELVRKISQEDIRGKLQKMTSEDMEALLIQKIVECITIRGEMGKLREQARASKRNQEATRLKCQQLQKQVEGFEMVLRRFTFDKNSNSDKYLPPIKINRSVGLQVNFLSQESGIQNLKQIAASKGAHGSNTSNVSITSPNVTTSVVSKPNPSIVQDNRLQNQSPRKMLKTRSPRRPEVGTIVHTGPVVSTATPTALVMGKPVNAEPKRTITLQNGANIVQLMPPGQQQTVVVNSTVGGPSTGSANNRQTNLTIQRTTSATPTVTKASDLIDLTDEEDKTKNGRCNFKEKFFPASVVTPITTINSRLPRVIHTVPSSVAITNATNLRLVQTGSPMSQTAIVSNNAPRLAYVMQGSVNGGTRQLVLTSTNPIRPVTSVPTRNISTISYKPGVPTLTNGTVRVLTTQAPTAMQAPRHPAPLPETPSPESNPLWKLPPPAPSLKISKVATGIVLSWNMTLTDKFAEIVSYQLYAYQEVAGTNPNAALWKKVGDVRALPLPMACTLTQFTEGNNYYFAVRAVDVHSRFGQYSKPGNISL encoded by the exons ATGACAATGGATGCAGTCAAAATAGATGCACTGCCTACAAATAAGTCTTTAATTAGTAGTAAAGTACCAGATACAACTGATATTTCGAAGGAAAAAGATGATGACATCTTATTTGTTGATGATATCGATGAAGACGATGATAATGAACAGATCCGTTTAAGACTTTCGGATGATGAAGAAGTTGAACAGGATATTACTTCAAGGCATGGCGAAAGTCAACAAACAAACTtagataatataataaatg ATCTCGAGTTCGATGTGCATATAGCTGTTGCTTCAAAGAATTCATCGAAACATCTTTATAAAGACTTGGTgaacaataaaaaatcaacaaaaacaCAAGAAGATAAAACTAGATTAGCTGAAGAAGAAGATAGTTCTGGAAACAGTAGTTTGGATGAGAGATCAATAAATGAAACAATTGATGGTATAAATGAAGAAGAGTTTACAATGAGTGGAAATGATAGAGTACCACCTCTAATTCATAATTCTCCTAAGTATTggtcaaataattttgataatcGATGGAAAGGTGCAAATAACCAACCTCGAGGTCGGCATAGTTTTCCCCATCGAAATTCTAATGACTGGTACAATAAACAGCATTCACATAAAGataagttcaataataaaaacaattttggtaattataacaatcattttAATAGGGTAAGAAATAGTACCGGAGGAAGTTATAAAGGTCATTCTCGAGAAAACTATGATAGAGATTCTAGAAGAAATGATGGTAATGAATCACCTAAATTGAAGAATAAGATATCTAGTTCAGAAGGTACAAATCATTCCGTACAAGAAAATGGTGTTGACAATGATTTACAATCAAAAGAAAATGATTCTTTTGTGCGTAATGACAAATCGActaatgaaaattcaaaaccaaataACAAAGAAACTGAAAACTCTGAAGTAAAATCTGATTTAAAAGAGAACCAGCAAGAACCTGATGAATCAAAAACATCAGCTGAAGAAATATGTGTAATAAACAATGGTAAAAGTGATggtaatattttgaaaaataatgtaGAAGAAAATTGCGTAACAGAAAAATCTGCTGACACTAAAAGCAATAGCGATGGTGCTCTATCTTCAACTAAAGAATGTGATGCGTCAATGACGGAAGTTAAAATTGTGACAGGTGAGTTacataaagaaaaagaagataaaGATGGTAAAAACAAGTATAGTTCATCAGGAACAGAAAAAGATATGAAAGTCGCTGAAAATATGTTCGATGCAGCCAAATTGGTGGGCAGTGAAGTATTTGATAAAACATCACATGATGATGATATTTCAGAAAAAGATAAATATGAGAATTCGATGGAAGTAGAtggtaataatgaaaatttgtatagTATTAGGGATGAAAATAGTAGTAATAGTACAATGAGTACTTTACCTGGCAATTCCAAAGACATTTGTGCAAAAGATAATAGAAATACCGACACAAATATTGGTGGAAacctgaaaaatgaaataaaagttaAAGATGATAGCATGAAGCAGAAAGAAAACGGTACAAATGAGAACAGTGATAAGAAATTAAATGATAATGATAACATTGATTCAGATTCAAATCATTCGATAGAAATCCCTGAATTGGACAGTAAAG AAAGTAAAGACTCAGAATCAAATATTCCACAGCCTTCATTAGACAAcaatgaaaacaatttttcacaAAGGTCTCCATTGCAAACTGCTGATGATAGCCATAAACCAGAAAAAACTGAGAAATCTATGGAACTAGATAAAAAAGTAGATGATATCCAAACTGTAGGAAGAGATGCATTCAGTTCACCTGACATCACTGATGAGCAAGAAAACTTGAATGTCGAAGAGGTTGATTTAGCAGATGATGAGTCAGAAAGTGCGACTGCTTGCTCAAAAGAAGATGGTAATGATAGTTCACAAGCCAGTATTGATATTACAGAGAGCACATCCTCAGACAATCATAAAGATACATCACTAACAGTTCCTATTACCACTGTAGATAAGGATACGGTCGACGAAAGTAATGAGAGCGGACGTGCGGTTGTTCACAAAAGACGACGTAGGAAAAGATTGAGTGGCATCATCTATCACGAAGTACCACCAAGCGACGTCTTAACTG AAAATGGGGTTCGCCAGAAGCGTCGCTCAGCTCGCAATGCTGAGGAGATGATCCGGAAGGAGATCATGAAGaacgacgaggaggacgaggaTTCGGACGAAAAGGCAGGTCGGATGGTGTCGGTACAGTACAAAATCAAGCCGAATAGCACTAGTCTTCAGCCACAGTCACCGTCGTCACTCAAGCGATCCTTTGAGGACGCAGATAGCGCCATCGAGTCACTCACCCTCAAGAAGATCAGGTCGTCTTCTGAGGTTGTGGTCACACCTATTGTAAAGTCGCCTGACAAGGAGAAGAAGGAGTTAACGCCCAAGAGCAAGGAGAGTATTGCCGAGACCCGAGAATTGGTCAGAAAGATATCGCAGGAGGATATCAGGGGCAAACTTCAGAAGATGACATCAGAG GACATGGAAGCTCTATTGATTCAAAAAATCGTCGAATGCATAACAATACGCGGTGAAATGGGAAAGCTTCGAGAAcaagcgcgcgcgtcgaaGAGAAACCAGGAAGCCACGAGACTCAAGTGTCAGCAACTTCAGAAACAAGTCGAAGGATTCGAGATGGTTTTAAGGCGTTTTACATTCGATAAGAATAGTAATAGCGACAAATACTTACCGCCTATCAAAATCAACAGGTCCGTCGGTCTTCAAGTGAACTTCTTATCG CAGGAGAGCGGCATACAAAACCTAAAACAGATCGCGGCATCGAAAGGAGCACATGGATCGAACACCTCCAACGTCAGTATCACGAGTCCAAACGTTACTACCTCCGTCGTCAGTAAGCCCAATCCTTCGATAGTGCAGGATAATCGCCTGCAGAATCAGAGTCCGCGCAAAATGCTGAAAACGAGGTCACCGAGAAGACCCGAAGTCGGTACCATCGTCCACACTGGTCCCGTTGTGAGTACGGCGACACCCACTGCCCTGGTTATGGGTAAACCGGTCAATGCAGAGCCCAAACGCACCATTACCCTACAGAACGGTGCTAATATCGTACAGCTCATGCCACCCGGACAGCAACAGACTGTTGTCGTTAACTCAACTGTTGGTGGACCTAGTACTGGGAGCGCAAACAACCGGCAAACCAATTTGACCATACAGAGGACGACTTCTGCCACACCAACGGTTACCAAGGCCAGTGATCTTATCGATCTGACTGATGAAGAGGATAAGACTAAAA atGGACGCtgtaattttaaagaaaaattttttccaGCTTCTGTGGTTACTCCTATTACAACCATAAATTCAAGGTTGCCTCGAGTGATACATACCGTCCCGAGCAGCGTTGCGATAACAAACGCAACCAACCTTCGGCTTGTGCAAACCGGTTCTCCCATGTCCCAAACTGCCATAGTT AGTAACAACGCTCCAAGATTAGCCTACGTAATGCAGGGAAGTGTAAATGGAGGAACTAGGCAACTAGTATTAACGAGTACGAACCCG ATAAGACCAGTTACCAGTGTTCCCACAAGAAACATTTCGACAATTAGTTACAAACCAG GTGTGCCAACATTGACTAATGGAACGGTCAGAGTGTTAACAACCCAAGCTCCTACTGCAATGCAGGCGCCAAGG CATCCTGCACCATTGCCAGAAACCCCGTCGCCGGAATCGAATCCACTATGGAAATTACCACCGCCCGCTCCATCGTTAAAAATCTCTAAAGTGGCGACTG GCATAGTATTGTCATGGAACATGACTTTAACTGATAAGTTTGCGGAAATAGTTAGTTATCAATTATACGCTTATCAAGAGGTCGCAGGAACCAATCCCAATGCAGCTCTTTGGAAGAAAGTCGGCGATGTCCGAGCGTTGCCGCTTCCCATGGCTTGTACTTTAACTCAG tttacagaaggaaataattattactttGCTGTAAGAGCCGTCGATGTACATTCCAGATTTGGACAATACAGCAAACCCGGAaatatttctctctaa
- the LOC100678585 gene encoding activating transcription factor 7-interacting protein 1 isoform X11, with the protein MTMDAVKIDALPTNKSLISSKVPDTTDISKEKDDDILFVDDIDEDDDNEQIRLRLSDDEEVEQDITSRHGESQQTNLDNIINDLEFDVHIAVASKNSSKHLYKDLVNNKKSTKTQEDKTRLAEEEDSSGNSSLDERSINETIDGINEEEFTMSGNDRVPPLIHNSPKYWSNNFDNRWKGANNQPRGRHSFPHRNSNDWYNKQHSHKDKFNNKNNFGNYNNHFNRVRNSTGGSYKGHSRENYDRDSRRNDGNESPKLKNKISSSEGTNHSVQENGVDNDLQSKENDSFVRNDKSTNENSKPNNKETENSEVKSDLKENQQEPDESKTSAEEICVINNGKSDGNILKNNVEENCVTEKSADTKSNSDGALSSTKECDASMTEVKIVTGELHKEKEDKDGKNKYSSSGTEKDMKVAENMFDAAKLVGSEVFDKTSHDDDISEKDKYENSMEVDGNNENLYSIRDENSSNSTMSTLPGNSKDICAKDNRNTDTNIGGNLKNEIKVKDDSMKQKENGTNENSDKKLNDNDNIDSDSNHSIEIPELDSKESKDSESNIPQPSLDNNENNFSQRSPLQTADDSHKPEKTEKSMELDKKVDDIQTVGRDAFSSPDITDEQENLNVEEVDLADDESESATACSKEDDKDTVDESNESGRAVVHKRRRRKRLSGIIYHEVPPSDVLTENGVRQKRRSARNAEEMIRKEIMKNDEEDEDSDEKAGRMVSVQYKIKPNSTSLQPQSPSSLKRSFEDADSAIESLTLKKIRSSSEVVVTPIVKSPDKEKKELTPKSKESIAETRELVRKISQEDIRGKLQKMTSEDMEALLIQKIVECITIRGEMGKLREQARASKRNQEATRLKCQQLQKQVEGFEMVLRRFTFDKNSNSDKYLPPIKINRSVGLQVNFLSQESGIQNLKQIAASKGAHGSNTSNVSITSPNVTTSVVSKPNPSIVQDNRLQNQSPRKMLKTRSPRRPEVGTIVHTGPVVSTATPTALVMGKPVNAEPKRTITLQNGANIVQLMPPGQQQTVVVNSTVGGPSTGSANNRQTNLTIQRTTSATPTVTKASDLIDLTDEEDKTKNGRCNFKEKFFPASVVTPITTINSRLPRVIHTVPSSVAITNATNLRLVQTGSPMSQTAIVSNNAPRLAYVMQGSVNGGTRQLVLTSTNPIRPVTSVPTRNISTISYKPGVPTLTNGTVRVLTTQAPTAMQAPRHPAPLPETPSPESNPLWKLPPPAPSLKISKVATGIVLSWNMTLTDKFAEIVSYQLYAYQEVAGTNPNAALWKKVGDVRALPLPMACTLTQFTEGNNYYFAVRAVDVHSRFGQYSKPGNISL; encoded by the exons ATGACAATGGATGCAGTCAAAATAGATGCACTGCCTACAAATAAGTCTTTAATTAGTAGTAAAGTACCAGATACAACTGATATTTCGAAGGAAAAAGATGATGACATCTTATTTGTTGATGATATCGATGAAGACGATGATAATGAACAGATCCGTTTAAGACTTTCGGATGATGAAGAAGTTGAACAGGATATTACTTCAAGGCATGGCGAAAGTCAACAAACAAACTtagataatataataaatg ATCTCGAGTTCGATGTGCATATAGCTGTTGCTTCAAAGAATTCATCGAAACATCTTTATAAAGACTTGGTgaacaataaaaaatcaacaaaaacaCAAGAAGATAAAACTAGATTAGCTGAAGAAGAAGATAGTTCTGGAAACAGTAGTTTGGATGAGAGATCAATAAATGAAACAATTGATGGTATAAATGAAGAAGAGTTTACAATGAGTGGAAATGATAGAGTACCACCTCTAATTCATAATTCTCCTAAGTATTggtcaaataattttgataatcGATGGAAAGGTGCAAATAACCAACCTCGAGGTCGGCATAGTTTTCCCCATCGAAATTCTAATGACTGGTACAATAAACAGCATTCACATAAAGataagttcaataataaaaacaattttggtaattataacaatcattttAATAGGGTAAGAAATAGTACCGGAGGAAGTTATAAAGGTCATTCTCGAGAAAACTATGATAGAGATTCTAGAAGAAATGATGGTAATGAATCACCTAAATTGAAGAATAAGATATCTAGTTCAGAAGGTACAAATCATTCCGTACAAGAAAATGGTGTTGACAATGATTTACAATCAAAAGAAAATGATTCTTTTGTGCGTAATGACAAATCGActaatgaaaattcaaaaccaaataACAAAGAAACTGAAAACTCTGAAGTAAAATCTGATTTAAAAGAGAACCAGCAAGAACCTGATGAATCAAAAACATCAGCTGAAGAAATATGTGTAATAAACAATGGTAAAAGTGATggtaatattttgaaaaataatgtaGAAGAAAATTGCGTAACAGAAAAATCTGCTGACACTAAAAGCAATAGCGATGGTGCTCTATCTTCAACTAAAGAATGTGATGCGTCAATGACGGAAGTTAAAATTGTGACAGGTGAGTTacataaagaaaaagaagataaaGATGGTAAAAACAAGTATAGTTCATCAGGAACAGAAAAAGATATGAAAGTCGCTGAAAATATGTTCGATGCAGCCAAATTGGTGGGCAGTGAAGTATTTGATAAAACATCACATGATGATGATATTTCAGAAAAAGATAAATATGAGAATTCGATGGAAGTAGAtggtaataatgaaaatttgtatagTATTAGGGATGAAAATAGTAGTAATAGTACAATGAGTACTTTACCTGGCAATTCCAAAGACATTTGTGCAAAAGATAATAGAAATACCGACACAAATATTGGTGGAAacctgaaaaatgaaataaaagttaAAGATGATAGCATGAAGCAGAAAGAAAACGGTACAAATGAGAACAGTGATAAGAAATTAAATGATAATGATAACATTGATTCAGATTCAAATCATTCGATAGAAATCCCTGAATTGGACAGTAAAG AAAGTAAAGACTCAGAATCAAATATTCCACAGCCTTCATTAGACAAcaatgaaaacaatttttcacaAAGGTCTCCATTGCAAACTGCTGATGATAGCCATAAACCAGAAAAAACTGAGAAATCTATGGAACTAGATAAAAAAGTAGATGATATCCAAACTGTAGGAAGAGATGCATTCAGTTCACCTGACATCACTGATGAGCAAGAAAACTTGAATGTCGAAGAGGTTGATTTAGCAGATGATGAGTCAGAAAGTGCGACTGCTTGCTCAAAAGAAGATG ATAAGGATACGGTCGACGAAAGTAATGAGAGCGGACGTGCGGTTGTTCACAAAAGACGACGTAGGAAAAGATTGAGTGGCATCATCTATCACGAAGTACCACCAAGCGACGTCTTAACTG AAAATGGGGTTCGCCAGAAGCGTCGCTCAGCTCGCAATGCTGAGGAGATGATCCGGAAGGAGATCATGAAGaacgacgaggaggacgaggaTTCGGACGAAAAGGCAGGTCGGATGGTGTCGGTACAGTACAAAATCAAGCCGAATAGCACTAGTCTTCAGCCACAGTCACCGTCGTCACTCAAGCGATCCTTTGAGGACGCAGATAGCGCCATCGAGTCACTCACCCTCAAGAAGATCAGGTCGTCTTCTGAGGTTGTGGTCACACCTATTGTAAAGTCGCCTGACAAGGAGAAGAAGGAGTTAACGCCCAAGAGCAAGGAGAGTATTGCCGAGACCCGAGAATTGGTCAGAAAGATATCGCAGGAGGATATCAGGGGCAAACTTCAGAAGATGACATCAGAG GACATGGAAGCTCTATTGATTCAAAAAATCGTCGAATGCATAACAATACGCGGTGAAATGGGAAAGCTTCGAGAAcaagcgcgcgcgtcgaaGAGAAACCAGGAAGCCACGAGACTCAAGTGTCAGCAACTTCAGAAACAAGTCGAAGGATTCGAGATGGTTTTAAGGCGTTTTACATTCGATAAGAATAGTAATAGCGACAAATACTTACCGCCTATCAAAATCAACAGGTCCGTCGGTCTTCAAGTGAACTTCTTATCG CAGGAGAGCGGCATACAAAACCTAAAACAGATCGCGGCATCGAAAGGAGCACATGGATCGAACACCTCCAACGTCAGTATCACGAGTCCAAACGTTACTACCTCCGTCGTCAGTAAGCCCAATCCTTCGATAGTGCAGGATAATCGCCTGCAGAATCAGAGTCCGCGCAAAATGCTGAAAACGAGGTCACCGAGAAGACCCGAAGTCGGTACCATCGTCCACACTGGTCCCGTTGTGAGTACGGCGACACCCACTGCCCTGGTTATGGGTAAACCGGTCAATGCAGAGCCCAAACGCACCATTACCCTACAGAACGGTGCTAATATCGTACAGCTCATGCCACCCGGACAGCAACAGACTGTTGTCGTTAACTCAACTGTTGGTGGACCTAGTACTGGGAGCGCAAACAACCGGCAAACCAATTTGACCATACAGAGGACGACTTCTGCCACACCAACGGTTACCAAGGCCAGTGATCTTATCGATCTGACTGATGAAGAGGATAAGACTAAAA atGGACGCtgtaattttaaagaaaaattttttccaGCTTCTGTGGTTACTCCTATTACAACCATAAATTCAAGGTTGCCTCGAGTGATACATACCGTCCCGAGCAGCGTTGCGATAACAAACGCAACCAACCTTCGGCTTGTGCAAACCGGTTCTCCCATGTCCCAAACTGCCATAGTT AGTAACAACGCTCCAAGATTAGCCTACGTAATGCAGGGAAGTGTAAATGGAGGAACTAGGCAACTAGTATTAACGAGTACGAACCCG ATAAGACCAGTTACCAGTGTTCCCACAAGAAACATTTCGACAATTAGTTACAAACCAG GTGTGCCAACATTGACTAATGGAACGGTCAGAGTGTTAACAACCCAAGCTCCTACTGCAATGCAGGCGCCAAGG CATCCTGCACCATTGCCAGAAACCCCGTCGCCGGAATCGAATCCACTATGGAAATTACCACCGCCCGCTCCATCGTTAAAAATCTCTAAAGTGGCGACTG GCATAGTATTGTCATGGAACATGACTTTAACTGATAAGTTTGCGGAAATAGTTAGTTATCAATTATACGCTTATCAAGAGGTCGCAGGAACCAATCCCAATGCAGCTCTTTGGAAGAAAGTCGGCGATGTCCGAGCGTTGCCGCTTCCCATGGCTTGTACTTTAACTCAG tttacagaaggaaataattattactttGCTGTAAGAGCCGTCGATGTACATTCCAGATTTGGACAATACAGCAAACCCGGAaatatttctctctaa